One genomic window of Kiloniellales bacterium includes the following:
- a CDS encoding RidA family protein → MSGFDPPGSWRPRGRGFSMGRVQGAGRVIHLTGQVAWNEAEEIVGRGDVRAQTRQCFRNIAAVLGAVGGTLEDVVSITTYFTDCAQLPAIQEVRAEVFGPAGGPVSTSVMVAGLGHPDFLVELTPIAVVPEVRFRDPAAT, encoded by the coding sequence GTGTCGGGCTTCGATCCGCCGGGAAGCTGGCGGCCGCGCGGCCGGGGCTTCAGCATGGGACGGGTCCAGGGCGCGGGCCGGGTGATTCACCTCACGGGCCAGGTCGCCTGGAACGAGGCGGAAGAGATCGTCGGGCGCGGCGACGTGCGGGCTCAGACCCGGCAGTGCTTCCGGAACATCGCAGCGGTGCTGGGCGCGGTCGGCGGCACCCTGGAGGATGTCGTCTCGATCACGACCTACTTCACCGACTGTGCCCAGCTGCCGGCGATTCAGGAGGTCCGCGCCGAGGTCTTCGGCCCCGCGGGCGGGCCGGTCAGCACCTCGGTCATGGTGGCGGGGCTCGGCCATCCGGACTTCCTGGTCGAACTGACCCCGATCGCCGTGGTCCCCGAAGTCCGCTTCAGGGACCCCGCCGCGACCTGA
- a CDS encoding serine hydrolase domain-containing protein, whose protein sequence is MQQVERGRLELDAPAKAVIPYLGEVQVLDGFEDDGEPRLRTPKGDITLRQLLTHTAGFSYEIWNADILRYQQATGTPMITTCEDAALTTPLLFDPGTDWDYGINIDWAGKLVEAVSGRKLGDYLATEVFEPLGMTSTAFRITEEMRARLARIHQRGEDGFEVLDLEIPQAPEFEMGGGGLYATLGDYARFLRMILNKGEGDHGRVLKPETVETMSVNQMGDNRVRGLKTAMPALSNDAEFFPGMAKTWGLSFMINTEPAPTGRSAGSLAWAGLANSYYWIDPAKGIAGAYATQILPFVDEKSLPLYFDFETAVYDDLG, encoded by the coding sequence CGATGCAGCAGGTCGAGCGGGGCCGGCTCGAGCTCGACGCGCCGGCCAAGGCGGTGATCCCCTACCTCGGCGAGGTCCAAGTTCTGGACGGCTTCGAGGACGACGGCGAGCCGCGGCTGCGGACACCGAAGGGCGACATCACCCTGCGGCAGCTGCTGACCCACACCGCCGGCTTCTCCTACGAGATCTGGAACGCCGACATTCTCCGCTACCAGCAGGCCACCGGCACCCCGATGATCACCACCTGCGAGGATGCCGCCCTGACCACCCCGCTGCTCTTCGATCCCGGGACCGACTGGGACTACGGCATCAACATCGACTGGGCCGGCAAGCTGGTCGAGGCGGTCTCCGGCCGGAAGCTCGGCGATTACCTCGCGACCGAGGTCTTCGAGCCGCTCGGAATGACCAGCACCGCGTTCAGGATCACCGAGGAGATGCGCGCTCGCCTCGCCAGGATCCACCAGCGCGGTGAGGACGGCTTCGAGGTGCTCGACCTCGAGATCCCCCAGGCGCCCGAGTTCGAGATGGGCGGCGGCGGCCTCTATGCGACCCTCGGCGACTACGCCCGCTTCCTGCGGATGATTCTGAACAAGGGCGAGGGCGACCACGGCCGCGTTCTGAAGCCCGAGACGGTCGAGACCATGTCCGTGAACCAGATGGGCGACAACCGGGTCCGGGGCCTGAAGACCGCGATGCCGGCGCTGTCCAACGACGCCGAGTTCTTCCCCGGCATGGCCAAGACCTGGGGCCTCAGCTTCATGATCAACACCGAGCCGGCGCCGACCGGACGCTCGGCCGGCAGCCTGGCCTGGGCGGGGCTGGCCAACTCCTATTACTGGATCGATCCGGCCAAGGGCATCGCCGGCGCCTATGCGACCCAGATCTTGCCCTTCGTAGACGAGAAGTCGCTGCCGCTGTACTTCGACTTCGAGACGGCGGTCTACGACGACCTGGGCTGA